A single region of the Thermococcus zilligii AN1 genome encodes:
- the aspS gene encoding aspartate--tRNA(Asn) ligase produces the protein MYRTHYSNEITEELNGQRVRVAGWVWEIKDLGGIKFLWIRDREGIVQITATKKKVNPELFELIPKLNSEDVVAVEGIVNFTPKANLGFEILPEKLEILNRAESPLPLDPTGKVKAELDTRLDNRFMDLRRPEVMAIFRIRSSVFRAVREFFNGEGFIEIHTPKIIATATEGGTELFPMKYFEKDAFLAQSPQLYKQIMMASGLDRVYEIAPIFRAEEHNTTRHLNEAWSIDAEMAFIESEEEVMNLLERLVAYAINYVREHNEKELKLLNFELEEPKLPFPRVTYSKALEILSDLGKEIPWGEDIDTEGEKLLGKYMMENEGAPLYFLYQYPSKAKPFYIMRYDDRPEICRAFDLEYRGVEITSGGQREHRHDVLVEQIKEKGLNPESFEFYLRAFRYGMPPHGGFGLGAERLVKQMLNLDNIREVILFPRDRKRLTP, from the coding sequence ATGTATAGAACCCACTATTCAAACGAGATTACGGAGGAGCTCAACGGCCAGCGCGTTAGAGTGGCGGGCTGGGTGTGGGAGATCAAGGATCTGGGCGGAATAAAGTTCCTCTGGATAAGGGACAGGGAGGGCATAGTCCAGATAACGGCCACAAAGAAGAAGGTCAATCCGGAGCTCTTTGAGCTCATCCCGAAGCTCAACAGTGAAGACGTTGTTGCCGTTGAGGGCATCGTCAACTTCACGCCAAAGGCGAACCTCGGCTTTGAAATCCTGCCGGAGAAGCTTGAAATCCTCAACAGGGCGGAAAGTCCGCTTCCCCTCGACCCCACCGGGAAGGTTAAGGCGGAACTCGACACTCGCCTGGACAACCGCTTCATGGATCTAAGAAGGCCCGAGGTAATGGCGATATTCAGGATACGCTCGAGCGTTTTCAGGGCCGTGAGGGAATTCTTCAACGGCGAGGGCTTCATAGAGATCCACACGCCGAAGATAATCGCGACGGCGACCGAGGGCGGAACCGAGCTCTTCCCCATGAAGTACTTCGAGAAGGACGCCTTCCTGGCCCAGAGTCCCCAGCTCTACAAGCAGATAATGATGGCTTCCGGCTTGGACAGGGTCTACGAGATAGCGCCGATTTTTAGGGCTGAAGAGCACAACACGACAAGGCACCTGAACGAGGCCTGGAGCATCGACGCGGAGATGGCCTTCATAGAAAGCGAGGAAGAGGTAATGAACCTCCTCGAGAGGCTGGTGGCTTACGCCATCAACTACGTCCGCGAGCACAACGAGAAGGAGCTTAAACTCCTGAACTTCGAGCTCGAGGAGCCCAAACTGCCCTTTCCGCGCGTTACCTACAGCAAGGCCCTTGAAATCCTCTCCGACCTCGGCAAGGAAATCCCGTGGGGAGAGGACATAGACACCGAGGGCGAGAAGCTCCTCGGGAAGTACATGATGGAGAACGAGGGGGCACCGCTCTACTTCCTCTACCAGTACCCGAGCAAGGCCAAGCCGTTCTACATAATGAGATACGATGACAGGCCTGAAATCTGCCGCGCCTTTGACCTCGAGTACAGGGGAGTTGAGATAACCTCCGGCGGCCAGAGGGAGCACAGGCACGACGTTTTAGTGGAGCAGATTAAAGAGAAGGGGCTGAACCCGGAGAGCTTCGAGTTTTACCTCAGGGCCTTCCGGTACGGCATGCCGCCCCACGGAGGCTTCGGCCTCGGGGCAGAGAGGTTGGTAAAGCAGATGCTCAACCTCGACAACATCCGTGAGGTCATCCTCTTCCCGAGGGACAGGAAAAGGCTGACACCATGA
- a CDS encoding COG1361 family protein, with the protein MKKPLTALTVFLIVLSLYGTAGYAQGAEETGSLKLIYSGYVLKGQVLKVGTTAEVITLTVKDVTSASLVLRVVSINVSTDLTLSPGEFRDIPQIHLAVSLKSLRADDKVAYIDVYSQNGVLITPPRNPPKVKVYLNTTVAEAVVGQVIPVNVKVENLGPGEIRNVTIEIPSIQGLKLTGTSGSGIIETLSGYSSASPVVFLLTPTRPGEFNVSVRVTYYNESLSRVTTVSEPLTIKAYTSPELTVGIGGTNSTQVKVPQKYVVSKNGSSAYVFITVSASQGNPNFEFAKDVSVELKYPDEVTGIEKVYFGTIKAGQSVDKAIEIKINGEGIYPIAAVLKYKDPLGNSHDLELGTALIVDSTPPRVVVKKVPVIPTEEQVPQVLENTLENSKDPKKVAESVYAVISPYLETEKTVKYLKVSVAILLLLTLILAYLAVGYYREVRTFRRVLFRKRKYKTGGLPKKWSRDELESLLGELRLEKVKENLPSGEGSEL; encoded by the coding sequence ATGAAAAAGCCTTTAACGGCTTTGACCGTGTTTCTAATAGTTCTCTCCCTATACGGAACCGCTGGATATGCTCAGGGGGCCGAAGAGACAGGTTCTCTAAAGCTCATATATTCCGGCTACGTCCTTAAAGGGCAGGTTCTTAAAGTTGGGACAACAGCGGAGGTTATAACTCTCACTGTGAAGGACGTTACCTCTGCTTCACTGGTTCTCAGGGTTGTCTCGATCAACGTGTCAACTGATCTGACCCTTTCCCCTGGAGAGTTTAGGGATATTCCTCAGATCCATCTCGCTGTCTCACTCAAGTCGCTTAGGGCAGATGACAAAGTTGCCTACATAGATGTCTATTCCCAGAACGGCGTGCTTATTACTCCCCCAAGGAACCCGCCAAAGGTGAAGGTTTACCTGAACACAACGGTTGCTGAAGCAGTTGTGGGGCAGGTGATACCTGTAAACGTGAAAGTGGAAAACCTTGGCCCCGGTGAGATAAGGAACGTGACCATCGAAATACCCTCAATACAGGGATTGAAGTTAACCGGGACTTCCGGGAGCGGAATTATTGAAACGTTGTCCGGTTACAGTTCGGCTTCCCCCGTGGTGTTCCTCCTGACCCCCACGAGGCCCGGCGAGTTTAACGTTTCGGTAAGGGTTACCTACTACAATGAGTCCCTATCCAGGGTTACGACGGTGAGCGAGCCCCTTACGATAAAGGCCTACACTTCTCCAGAACTCACTGTCGGCATCGGAGGGACAAACTCGACTCAGGTAAAGGTTCCTCAGAAGTACGTGGTGTCCAAAAATGGTTCTTCTGCTTACGTCTTCATAACCGTTTCCGCCAGCCAGGGAAATCCGAACTTTGAATTCGCAAAGGACGTCAGCGTCGAGCTGAAGTACCCCGATGAAGTAACTGGCATAGAGAAAGTTTACTTTGGCACCATAAAAGCCGGTCAGTCAGTGGACAAGGCCATCGAGATAAAAATCAACGGCGAGGGAATATATCCAATTGCGGCCGTTCTCAAGTACAAGGACCCCCTGGGGAACAGCCATGATTTGGAGCTCGGCACGGCCTTGATAGTTGATTCGACACCACCGAGGGTAGTCGTCAAGAAGGTTCCCGTGATTCCAACCGAGGAGCAGGTCCCCCAGGTGCTTGAGAACACTCTTGAGAATTCCAAGGACCCAAAAAAGGTTGCCGAAAGCGTTTATGCTGTTATATCCCCCTATCTGGAGACCGAGAAGACCGTTAAATACCTGAAGGTTTCGGTGGCAATACTCCTTTTACTCACCCTGATTCTCGCGTACCTTGCCGTGGGCTACTACCGGGAGGTCAGAACCTTCAGAAGGGTTCTCTTCAGGAAGAGGAAG